One Periplaneta americana isolate PAMFEO1 chromosome 8, P.americana_PAMFEO1_priV1, whole genome shotgun sequence genomic region harbors:
- the stops gene encoding uncharacterized protein stops, with product MEVLLDCYFDNVFCQLDRTSLMVPYRRRQLVDYLNTMIQGCVQGEDCDHDTGVRRAVLAAIRHHATTVSTNGTVCLMGKFHNILYIATKLCYDWKLEDTQIVSRLLNDIYRCEKTFERLMIGAIFGTRVTHFISGWKSDFESPEESLAALEYFLQHATKARLEYTNEVDGKKVRFADVPMESYGRTQAVRAAAQFSKDEVLLLLLRYGADLMADYENREVAVEQSLQQLNAFCTANLPLTQTPGPLACIKILLRTVPTMTTLASTSFNCVSIDTEKVFGTNKLYFHPLLFTTGVIPTSRSGITPPELKHLCRCAIRDILRKNWQLPLGIRSLEIPTSLQDYLDLLED from the coding sequence ATGGAGGTTCTTCTGGACTGCTACTTCGACAACGTGTTCTGCCAGCTGGACAGAACCAGTCTTATGGTGCCGTACCGGCGCCGACAACTCGTCGACTATCTGAATACCATGATCCAGGGTTGCGTGCAGGGTGAGGACTGCGATCACGACACTGGGGTGCGCCGAGCCGTGTTGGCCGCCATCAGACACCACGCCACCACGGTCAGCACCAACGGCACGGTCTGCCTCATGGGAAAGTTCCATAACATCCTGTACATCGCAACCAAACTCTGCTACGACTGGAAGCTGGAGGACACACAGATAGTATCTCGCCTCCTCAATGACATCTACAGATGTGAAAAGACGTTCGAACGTTTGATGATTGGCGCTATATTCGGGACAAGAGTTACACATTTTATATCTGGGTGGAAGAGTGATTTTGAGAGTCCTGAAGAGAGTCTTGCAGCTCTGGAATACTTCCTGCAGCACGCCACAAAGGCGAGACTGGAGTACACCAACGAAGTCGACGGCAAGAAGGTCAGATTTGCTGACGTCCCCATGGAGTCCTATGGGCGGACTCAGGCTGTCAGAGCCGCTGCTCAGTTTTCCAAAGACGAAGTTCTTTTGTTACTCCTGCGCTATGGCGCCGACTTGATGGCGGATTACGAAAACAGAGAAGTCGCAGTAGAACAGTCACTTCAGCAACTGAACGCATTCTGCACTGCCAATTTACCATTAACACAAACTCCAGGTCCGTTAGCTTGCATTAAAATTCTACTTCGGACAGTTCCGACAATGACAACCCTGGCAAGTACTTCATTTAATTGTGTGTCTATCGATACAGAAAAGGTCTTTGGCACCAACAAATTGTATTTTCATCCGCTGCTCTTCACCACAGGAGTGATCCCAACTTCGCGATCCGGAATCACACCACCTGAACTGAAACATCTGTGTAGGTGCGCCATCAGAGACATCCTGCGTAAGAACTGGCAGTTACCTCTGGGAATCAGGAGTTTGGAGATACCGACAAGTCTCCAAGATTATTTGGATCTCCTCGAGGACTAA